A genomic window from Blastococcus saxobsidens DD2 includes:
- a CDS encoding DUF3046 domain-containing protein, whose amino-acid sequence MRLQEFWARLDRQFGAMRAQSVARDHVFADLGGCTAADAIEAGVPVRKVWLAVCEAFDVPAKER is encoded by the coding sequence GCCCGGCTCGACCGCCAGTTCGGGGCGATGCGCGCCCAGAGCGTGGCCCGTGACCACGTCTTCGCCGACCTGGGGGGTTGCACCGCCGCCGACGCGATCGAGGCGGGCGTGCCGGTGCGGAAGGTGTGGCTCGCCGTCTGCGAGGCGTTCGACGTGCCCGCCAAGGAGCGCTGA
- the miaB gene encoding tRNA (N6-isopentenyl adenosine(37)-C2)-methylthiotransferase MiaB: MESPVESPARTYRVRTYGCQMNVHDSERLSGLLEEAGYAAAAEGDDADVVVLNTCAVRENADNRLYGNLGHLRPVKDAHPGMQIAVGGCLAQKDRGEIVRRAPWVDVVFGTHNVGSLPALLDRARHNAEAQVEIAESLEVFPSTLPAKRDSAYSGWVSISVGCNNTCTFCIVPALRGKEKDRRPGEILAEVQALVDQGVLEVTLLGQNVNAYGVEFRDRGAFADLLRATGAIEGLERVRFTSPHPREFTDDVIDAMAETPAVCHQLHMPLQSGSDDVLRRMRRGYRQDRYLGIIDRVRAAMPDAAITTDIIVGFPGETEEDFEQTLEVVRRARFASAFTFQYSKRPGTPAAEMAGQLPKDVVQERYLRLTALQDQISWDENRKLIGRKVELLVASGEGSKDAARGRLSGRGRDGRLVHFTAADGVRPGDVVETAITEAAPHHLVADGALLSHRRTRAGDASEAGRKPTTPGVSLGMPRIGVPEPLPVLTTGC, encoded by the coding sequence ATGGAGAGCCCTGTCGAGAGCCCCGCGCGCACGTACCGCGTGCGCACCTACGGGTGCCAGATGAACGTGCACGACTCCGAGCGCCTGTCCGGCCTGCTCGAGGAGGCCGGCTACGCCGCCGCCGCGGAGGGCGACGACGCCGACGTCGTCGTCCTCAACACCTGCGCGGTCCGGGAGAACGCCGACAACCGGCTCTACGGCAACCTGGGCCACCTGCGGCCGGTCAAGGACGCCCACCCCGGCATGCAGATCGCCGTCGGCGGCTGCCTGGCGCAGAAGGACCGCGGCGAGATCGTCCGCCGGGCGCCGTGGGTCGACGTCGTCTTCGGCACGCACAACGTGGGCTCGCTGCCGGCGCTGCTCGACCGGGCCCGGCACAACGCCGAGGCCCAGGTGGAGATCGCCGAGTCCCTCGAGGTCTTCCCGTCCACGCTGCCGGCGAAGCGCGACTCCGCCTACTCGGGCTGGGTGTCGATCAGCGTGGGCTGCAACAACACCTGCACGTTCTGCATCGTCCCGGCCCTGCGTGGCAAGGAGAAGGACCGCCGGCCCGGCGAGATCCTGGCCGAGGTGCAGGCGCTGGTCGACCAGGGCGTGCTCGAGGTGACCCTGCTCGGGCAGAACGTGAACGCCTACGGCGTCGAGTTCCGCGACCGGGGCGCCTTCGCCGACCTGCTGCGGGCCACCGGGGCGATCGAGGGGCTGGAGCGGGTGCGCTTCACCAGCCCGCACCCGCGGGAGTTCACCGACGACGTCATCGACGCGATGGCCGAGACCCCGGCGGTGTGCCACCAGCTGCACATGCCGCTGCAGAGCGGGTCGGACGACGTGCTCCGCCGGATGCGCCGCGGCTACCGGCAGGACCGCTACCTCGGCATCATCGACCGGGTGCGCGCCGCCATGCCCGACGCGGCCATCACCACCGACATCATCGTGGGCTTCCCCGGCGAGACCGAGGAGGACTTCGAGCAGACCCTCGAGGTCGTCCGGCGGGCCCGGTTCGCCAGCGCCTTCACCTTCCAGTACTCCAAGCGCCCCGGCACGCCGGCCGCGGAGATGGCCGGCCAGCTGCCCAAGGACGTCGTCCAGGAGCGGTACCTGCGGCTGACCGCGCTGCAGGACCAGATCAGCTGGGACGAGAACCGGAAGCTCATCGGGCGGAAGGTCGAGCTGCTCGTCGCCTCCGGCGAGGGCAGCAAGGACGCTGCGCGCGGCCGGCTCTCCGGCCGCGGCCGCGACGGCCGGCTCGTGCACTTTACGGCGGCCGACGGCGTGCGGCCCGGCGACGTCGTCGAGACCGCCATCACCGAGGCGGCCCCGCACCACCTGGTCGCCGACGGCGCGCTGCTCTCGCACCGGCGCACCCGGGCCGGCGATGCGTCGGAGGCCGGGCGGAAGCCCACGACGCCGGGCGTCTCGCTCGGCATGCCGCGGATCGGCGTCCCCGAGCCGCTGCCGGTGCTCACGACCGGCTGCTGA
- a CDS encoding regulatory protein RecX, with translation MLDDRPSNRRRGPGNARAGRRSRATGSDDPLTPDVAPGSPEDETGDPAQVARALCLRALTGAPKTRQQLADLLARRDVPDEAAEAVLDRFTDVGLIDDAAFSRAWVSSRQAGRGLARRALAAELRAKGVDPETAAEAVQVVDDDDEREAARRLVERRARGMGRLDRATATRRLIGMLARKGYNGGLAAAVVREALDEADLAGDADDVPEFDEDSALP, from the coding sequence GTGCTCGACGATCGGCCGTCGAACCGCCGGCGCGGCCCCGGCAACGCCCGGGCCGGCCGGCGGTCGCGGGCGACCGGGAGCGACGATCCCCTGACCCCGGACGTCGCCCCCGGGTCCCCGGAGGACGAGACGGGCGATCCCGCACAGGTTGCCCGGGCTCTCTGCCTGCGGGCGCTGACCGGCGCCCCCAAGACCCGTCAGCAGCTCGCCGACCTCCTCGCCAGGCGGGATGTGCCGGACGAGGCGGCCGAGGCCGTGCTCGACCGGTTCACCGATGTGGGCCTGATCGACGACGCGGCGTTCTCCCGCGCCTGGGTGAGCAGCCGGCAGGCCGGGCGCGGGCTGGCCCGCCGGGCGCTCGCGGCTGAACTGCGGGCCAAGGGCGTGGACCCGGAGACGGCCGCAGAGGCGGTGCAGGTCGTCGATGACGACGACGAGCGCGAGGCCGCCCGCCGGCTGGTGGAGCGGCGCGCCCGCGGGATGGGCCGGCTGGATCGAGCGACGGCCACCCGGCGGCTGATCGGGATGCTGGCGCGCAAGGGCTACAACGGCGGGCTGGCGGCGGCGGTGGTCCGGGAGGCGCTGGACGAGGCCGACCTCGCCGGGGACGCCGACGACGTCCCGGAGTTCGACGAGGACAGCGCGCTTCCCTGA
- a CDS encoding amino acid ABC transporter ATP-binding protein has protein sequence MTSRSNGEPLVRLSGVNKWFGDLHVLQDIDLDIARGEVVVVIGPSGSGKSTLCRAINRLEPIEKGEITIDGDRLPDEGKQLARLRADVGMVFQSFNLFAHKTILENVTLGPIKVRKQSKADAEKRARELLDRVGVSAQADKYPAQLSGGQQQRVAIARALAMEPKVMLFDEPTSALDPEMINEVLDVMVGLAGDGMTMVVVTHEMGFARRAANRVVFMDGGRIVETAEPEAFFTNPQSDRAKDFLSKILTH, from the coding sequence ATGACCAGCCGTTCGAACGGAGAGCCACTCGTCCGCCTGTCCGGCGTCAACAAGTGGTTCGGTGACCTGCACGTCCTGCAGGACATCGACCTGGACATCGCCCGGGGCGAGGTGGTCGTCGTCATCGGCCCGTCGGGTTCGGGCAAGTCGACGCTGTGCCGCGCGATCAACCGGCTCGAACCGATCGAGAAGGGCGAGATCACCATCGACGGCGATCGGCTGCCCGACGAGGGCAAGCAGCTGGCGCGGTTGCGCGCCGACGTCGGCATGGTGTTCCAGAGCTTCAACCTCTTCGCGCACAAGACGATCCTCGAGAACGTCACCCTCGGGCCGATCAAGGTGCGCAAGCAGTCGAAGGCCGACGCCGAGAAGCGGGCCCGCGAGCTCCTCGACCGGGTGGGCGTCAGCGCCCAGGCGGACAAGTACCCCGCGCAGCTCTCCGGCGGGCAGCAGCAGCGTGTGGCCATCGCCCGCGCGCTCGCGATGGAGCCCAAGGTGATGCTCTTCGACGAGCCCACCTCGGCGCTCGACCCGGAGATGATCAACGAGGTCCTCGACGTCATGGTCGGCCTGGCCGGGGACGGGATGACGATGGTCGTCGTCACCCACGAGATGGGCTTCGCCCGCCGGGCGGCCAACCGCGTCGTCTTCATGGACGGCGGTCGCATCGTCGAGACCGCCGAACCCGAGGCCTTCTTCACCAACCCGCAGTCGGACCGGGCCAAGGACTTCCTGTCCAAGATCCTCACCCACTGA
- the recA gene encoding recombinase RecA yields MAATLDRDKALDMALAQIDKQFGKGSVMRLGDSPEVAIKVIPTGSIALDIALGIGGLPRGRVVEVYGPESSGKTTVALHAVANAQAAGGIAAFIDAEHALDPEYARAIGVDTDALLVSQPDTGEQALEIADMLIRSGALDVIVIDSVAALVPRAEIEGEMGDSHVGLQARLMSQALRKITGALSNSGTTAIFINQLREKVGVVYGSPEVTTGGRALKFYSSVRLDVRRIETLKQGTDAIGSRTRIKVVKNKVAAPFKQAELDILWGQGFSREGGIVDAGVEQGIVKKSGAWYTYEGDQLGQGKENVRNFLKDNPDLADEIEKKVKEKLGIGPTLDAPVAVDAPDF; encoded by the coding sequence ATGGCAGCAACGCTCGACCGCGACAAGGCCCTCGACATGGCCCTCGCCCAGATCGACAAGCAGTTCGGCAAGGGCTCGGTCATGCGGCTGGGCGACAGCCCCGAGGTGGCCATCAAGGTCATCCCGACCGGCTCGATCGCCCTCGACATCGCCCTGGGCATCGGCGGGCTGCCGCGTGGCCGGGTCGTCGAGGTCTACGGGCCGGAGTCCTCCGGTAAGACCACGGTGGCCCTGCACGCGGTCGCCAACGCCCAGGCCGCCGGCGGCATCGCCGCCTTCATCGACGCCGAGCACGCCCTCGACCCGGAGTACGCCCGCGCCATCGGCGTGGACACCGACGCCCTCCTGGTCAGCCAGCCCGACACCGGTGAGCAGGCCCTCGAGATCGCCGACATGCTGATCCGCTCCGGCGCGCTCGACGTCATCGTCATCGACTCGGTGGCGGCGCTCGTGCCGCGCGCCGAGATCGAGGGCGAGATGGGTGACAGCCACGTCGGTCTGCAGGCTCGGCTGATGAGCCAGGCGCTGCGGAAGATCACCGGCGCGCTGAGCAACTCCGGCACGACGGCGATCTTCATCAACCAGCTGCGCGAGAAGGTGGGCGTCGTCTACGGCTCGCCGGAGGTCACCACCGGTGGCCGCGCGCTGAAGTTCTACTCGTCGGTGCGGCTCGACGTCCGCCGCATCGAGACCCTGAAGCAGGGCACCGACGCGATCGGTAGCCGCACCCGCATCAAGGTCGTCAAGAACAAGGTCGCCGCGCCGTTCAAGCAGGCCGAGCTCGACATCCTCTGGGGTCAGGGCTTCAGCCGTGAAGGCGGCATCGTCGACGCGGGTGTCGAGCAGGGCATCGTGAAGAAGTCCGGCGCTTGGTACACCTACGAGGGCGACCAGCTCGGTCAGGGCAAGGAGAACGTCCGCAACTTCCTGAAGGACAACCCCGACCTCGCCGACGAGATCGAGAAGAAGGTCAAGGAGAAGCTGGGCATCGGCCCGACGCTAGACGCCCCGGTAGCGGTCGACGCGCCCGACTTCTGA
- a CDS encoding amino acid ABC transporter permease, producing the protein MSPVIENLDLYVDGFLTSLSIIVVAMVGSLLLGTLIAAFRVSPVPPLRAFGTFWVSIFRNTPLSVVLFFCAFGLPELGINRTFYFFGVLGLIVYTSAFVCEAIRSGINSVPAGQAEAARSIGLNFSQSLRFVVLPQALRTVVPPLGSVIIAMFKNSAVVGAFGVGGDLWSTGQTLTSARGYETLPIFIGVAIGFLLITLPAGAVLQIIERKVAIAR; encoded by the coding sequence GTGAGCCCGGTCATCGAGAACCTCGACCTGTACGTCGACGGCTTCCTGACGTCGCTGAGCATCATCGTGGTGGCCATGGTCGGCTCGCTGCTGCTCGGCACGCTGATCGCGGCGTTCCGGGTCTCCCCCGTCCCGCCGCTGCGCGCCTTCGGCACCTTCTGGGTGTCGATTTTCCGCAACACCCCGCTGTCGGTGGTGCTGTTCTTCTGCGCCTTCGGCCTGCCCGAACTCGGCATCAACCGGACCTTCTACTTCTTCGGCGTCCTGGGCCTGATCGTGTACACGTCCGCGTTCGTCTGCGAGGCCATCCGGTCGGGCATCAACTCCGTCCCCGCCGGCCAGGCGGAGGCGGCCCGCTCGATCGGCCTGAACTTCTCGCAGAGCTTGCGCTTCGTCGTCCTCCCTCAGGCGCTGCGCACGGTGGTGCCGCCGCTGGGCAGCGTGATCATCGCGATGTTCAAGAACTCCGCCGTGGTCGGCGCCTTCGGCGTCGGTGGTGACCTGTGGAGCACCGGTCAGACGCTGACCAGCGCGCGCGGCTACGAGACGCTGCCGATCTTCATCGGTGTGGCGATCGGGTTCCTGCTCATCACCCTCCCGGCCGGCGCGGTCCTGCAGATCATCGAGCGGAAGGTGGCGATCGCGCGATGA
- a CDS encoding amino acid ABC transporter permease: protein MNQQETVLFDAQGPKARRRTAIGTAVGAIFLLAIAVLVVLRLAGQNQFSMELWGPLINPGNENFELVWGVIAEGIVNTIKAALVAMTLSVVIGTLIAVARLSLGRYARIPLIGFVEVFRGLPVVVLVYLSVRALPDVGVDLSGWPGGQVFWGLIIGLTAYNMVIFAEVVRAGVASLPRGQREAALATGLTNGQTMRIILLPQAFRIMLPAIISQLVVVLKDTSLVVFVANFDELLSQGESIIRNLDNPIQTFTVIALLYIAINYTLGRLAQYIQARQGRAGRPVKATEGAPVPVRDGA from the coding sequence ATGAACCAGCAGGAAACCGTGCTCTTCGACGCACAGGGCCCGAAGGCCCGCCGCCGGACGGCGATCGGCACCGCCGTCGGCGCAATCTTCCTGCTCGCCATCGCCGTCCTGGTGGTGCTGCGCCTGGCCGGCCAGAACCAGTTCTCCATGGAGCTCTGGGGGCCGCTGATCAACCCGGGGAACGAGAACTTCGAGCTGGTCTGGGGGGTCATCGCCGAGGGCATCGTCAACACCATCAAGGCAGCGCTCGTCGCGATGACGCTGTCGGTGGTGATCGGCACGCTCATCGCCGTCGCGCGCCTGTCCCTGGGCCGGTACGCCCGGATCCCGCTCATCGGGTTCGTCGAGGTGTTCCGCGGCCTGCCGGTCGTCGTCCTCGTGTACCTGAGCGTCCGGGCGCTGCCCGACGTGGGCGTCGACCTGAGCGGATGGCCGGGTGGCCAGGTGTTCTGGGGCCTGATCATCGGCCTCACGGCGTACAACATGGTCATCTTCGCGGAGGTGGTCCGCGCGGGGGTCGCCTCCCTGCCCCGCGGGCAGCGCGAAGCGGCGCTGGCCACCGGCCTCACCAACGGGCAGACCATGCGGATCATCCTGCTGCCGCAGGCGTTCCGGATCATGCTCCCGGCGATCATCAGCCAGCTGGTGGTCGTGCTGAAGGACACCTCGCTGGTGGTCTTCGTGGCCAACTTCGACGAACTGCTGAGCCAGGGCGAGAGCATCATCCGGAACCTGGACAACCCGATCCAGACCTTCACGGTCATCGCGCTGCTCTACATCGCGATCAACTACACCCTCGGCCGACTGGCCCAGTACATCCAGGCGAGACAGGGACGAGCAGGTCGACCGGTGAAGGCCACGGAGGGCGCCCCGGTGCCCGTACGCGACGGGGCGTGA
- a CDS encoding glutamate ABC transporter substrate-binding protein: MSFRRGALVATLSVVALTAAACGGDDEVAAPEPDVAEAPEFEAGTTMAEIAESGSITVGTKFDQPGFGLETLDGELEGFDVEIAKIIAAELGIAPEDITWEQTPSAVREEVIEGGEVDMVVATYTINDERAERITFAGPYYEAGQQIMVAADNDTITGPESFTENPDATVCSVTGSTPSEQIREYLASDSQLVLFDEYSQCADALSNGQVDAVTTDNVILLGFVSESDGEFKLVGEQFTEEPYGIGIEKGDVAFCEFINETLAANEEAYVAAWEATAGQIEGTQTPELPEPAECV; the protein is encoded by the coding sequence ATGAGTTTTCGCCGTGGCGCCCTGGTAGCCACCCTGTCCGTCGTCGCCCTCACCGCCGCCGCGTGCGGCGGCGACGACGAGGTGGCCGCCCCCGAGCCGGACGTCGCCGAGGCCCCCGAGTTCGAGGCGGGGACGACGATGGCCGAGATCGCCGAGAGCGGCTCGATCACCGTCGGCACCAAGTTCGACCAGCCCGGCTTCGGCCTGGAGACGCTGGACGGCGAGCTCGAGGGCTTCGACGTCGAGATCGCCAAGATCATCGCCGCCGAACTCGGCATCGCGCCCGAGGACATCACCTGGGAGCAGACCCCCTCCGCCGTGCGCGAGGAGGTCATCGAGGGCGGCGAGGTCGACATGGTCGTCGCCACCTACACGATCAACGACGAGCGGGCCGAGCGGATCACCTTCGCCGGGCCGTACTACGAGGCCGGCCAGCAGATCATGGTCGCGGCCGACAACGACACGATCACCGGACCGGAGTCGTTCACCGAGAACCCGGACGCCACCGTCTGCTCGGTGACCGGCTCGACGCCGTCGGAGCAGATCCGCGAGTACCTGGCGAGCGACTCGCAGCTGGTGCTGTTCGACGAGTACTCGCAGTGCGCCGACGCCCTGAGCAACGGCCAGGTCGACGCCGTCACGACCGACAACGTGATCCTGCTGGGCTTCGTCTCCGAGTCCGACGGCGAGTTCAAGCTCGTCGGCGAGCAGTTCACCGAGGAGCCGTACGGCATCGGCATCGAGAAGGGCGATGTCGCCTTCTGCGAGTTCATCAACGAGACGCTCGCCGCGAACGAGGAGGCCTACGTGGCCGCCTGGGAGGCCACCGCGGGTCAGATCGAGGGCACCCAGACGCCCGAGCTCCCCGAGCCCGCCGAGTGCGTCTGA